The stretch of DNA CTGCCGGCGACGAACACCTTCCGCGGGCCGATCCGATCCGCGAGCTGTCCGGACACCGGCTGGCTGATCGCGCTGGTGAGGTACAGCACCGATATCAGCCACACGGTGCGGTCGGCACCGACCTCCAGATCACGACCGATCGAAACAACGGCAGTCGCCACCATGGTGGAGTTGATCGGATTGAGCGCGGAGCCCAGACACAACGGCGCCACAAACCGCCACCCGAACGCCCGCCGCTGGGCATCGGCGTCCGGCACGGCTGGCTTCGGCATGCCCACAGTCCACCAGAGACTAGTTAGCGCCGCAAACCAATCTCAATTGCTGTGCCGCGCGGCTGAGCGCTACAGGTAGTGCGCGATCTGTGCAGCGAGGGCACGCATAGCCTTACCACGATGGCTGATCGCGTCCTTCTCCGCTGGGCTCAGCTCGGCCGCCGTCAACCTCTGCCCGTCCGGCAGGAACAGCGGATCGTAACCGAACCCACCCTCGCCAGCAGGCTGTCGCAGCAGCCGACCGCGCATTTCCCCGCGCACCACAATCTCCCGGCCAGAGGCGTCGACGTACGCGGCCGCACACGCAAAGTGCGCGGCAAGCCGCGAGTCCGGCACATCCTTCAATTGCGCGAGCAGCAGATCATTGTTCGCTTGGTCGTCGCCATGGCGACCAGACCACCGGGCTGAAAAGATCCCCGGCATACCGTTCAGGGCGTCCACGCATATCCCCGAGTCATCGGCGATAGTGGGCAGTCCTGTCTGTCGCACGGCCTCCCGCGCCTTCAACAGCGCGTTCGCCTCGAATGTCGCGCCGTCTTCGGGCAACTCCTCGTACGCCGGGACGTCGTCCAAGCCGATCACCTCGACGCCCGTGGCCGCGACGATGCGGCGTAACTCGGCAAGCTTCTTGGCGTTGCGCGAAGCCAACAACAAGCGGGTCACGAGGTCAACGCCGCCTGTTGCTTCACAGTCAGTTCCGCGCACCCGGCGAGCGCGAGGTCGATGAGCGCATCGAGTTCGGTCCGGCTGAACGGGGCACCTTCAGCTGTCCCTTGCACCTCGACCAGTTGGCCATCACCCGTCGCGACGACGTTCATATCCGTCTCGGCGCGGGAGTCCTCTTCATAGTGCAGATCCAGACGTGGCTCGCCGTCGATGATGCCGACCGAGACCGCTGACACGGAGCCGGTCAACGCGACATCCTTGGCCAGTGCCCCACGCTCACGCAGATACTGCACCGCGTCGGCGAGCGCGACATATGCGCCCGTGATCGCCGCAGTACGCGTCCCACCGTCCGCCTGCAAAACATCGCAATCGATCTCGATCATGTTCTCACCGAGCGCCGACAGGTCGATGCAGGCGCGCAACGCCCGACCGATCAGCCTCGAGATCTCATGGGTGCGCCCGCCGATCTTGCCCTTGACCGACTCGCGTCCTGAGCGGGTGTGCGTGGCACGCGGCAGCATGGCGTACTCGGCAGTCACCCAGCCGAGCCCGGACCCACGGCGCCACTTGGGCACGCCCTGAGTCACCGACGCCGCAACCAGGACGCGCGTGCGACCGAACTCCACCAGCACCGACCCTTCGGCGTGATCGAGCCAGTTACGGGTAATGCGGACCTCGCGCAGTTGGTCTGCACTCCGTCCATCACTGCGGGGCTGAGAGATCGTCATATCTGCCAATCTGGTTCGTCATCGTTCGGGTTCCGCCCGCTCGAGGCTACCGGCGGCGGTGAGCCGGCATCCGGGCCGGTGCGCCGAGCGCGGTATCGGTCCCAGTCACGGCGTAGCGCCGAACGCAGCGGCGGCACCACGGTGCCTTCGGCCGCGAGTAGTCGGCGTGTGCGGTTGCGGTTCCGCAGGATCATCACGACGCCGACGGTCCACATCACGTACTGGAACGCAAAAGCCCACTTGAACGCGCCGAGCGAGTACTGCCCGTGCCCGTCCTCAAAGACGTCGAGGATCAGCCCCATCACAAACATGGTGATCAGCGCCGCAACGAACCCGCCGACATTCACGATTCCGGTCGCCGTCCCGAGGCGACTGCTGGGGTTGTAGGTACGGGCGAAGTCGAAGCCGACCATCGACCCGGGCCCGCCGATCGAGATCAACACCATCAACAGCGCGATCGTCCACGGCGGTGAGGCTCCTGGCCATGCCAGCACGAGGGTCCACGCTCCGGCCGCCAACCCGGCGCAGGTCAGCACGAGGACAGAGCGCCGCAGCGGGTGCCGCGACACCAGCCGACCCATCACCGGCGCGGCGATCAGGGTGACGGCGACGTTGATGGTCAGCATGAAACTCGCCAACTGCTGACTGAACTGAAGGCCCTCGGTCATGAACGGATAGCCCCACAGCATCGAGAACGTCGTGACGCTGAAAGGGGTGACGAAGTGGGTCCAGAACCCAAGCCGAGTGCCAGGATGTCGCCACGCACTGGCGATCTGACGTCCGATGTCCCCCGGACGTAACTGCTGCACCTGCCCGGCGGGCTTGTCGCCGCCGCGGAAAAACGCGATCGTCAGTACGGCGGCGAGGACGCCGAAAGCCGCCACGACCGAGAAACTCTGCGTCCAGGTTGCCACGCCGAGCAACGCGGCGAACGGGATCGCGGACATCAGTTGTCCGACCTGTCCGAGCATGCCGGTCAGTTGGGTCATATGCGGCACCAGGCGGGCCGCGAACAGTTCGGCGACCTTGCGCAGCACGCACGCGAAGATCAGTGCGTCGCCGGCGCCGATAAGCACGCGGGCCAGTAATGCCGGCGTCAGTGCTGTGGCGAGGGCAAGCCATGCTTGCCCGAGCGCCATCAGCACCGTTCCGGTGATCACTAGGCGCCGCGGACCGTACCGGTCGATCATCACGCCCACCGGGATCTGCATCCCGGCGTACACCAGCAACTGCACGACGGTGAAACTGGCGATATCGGACGCCGACGCGCTGAAACGCTCGGCTGCGGGAACGGCGGCGACACCGAACGACGTGCGGTTGAACACCGCAACGATGTACGCGAAGATTCCTGCCGTGTAGCAAATCCAGGCGGCGCGGCTAGTCTTCTGCCGCACCGATTCCTCAGCCATAGGCAGATTCCACGCTGCCAATCAACGGTCCGAGGAAACGCCTGCCCAACTCCAGGAACTGATCAAGATCGCCGGTCGCTAGGTACTGACGCGTACCCACGCCTTCGCGTTCGGCGTACAAGTCGCGCGCAAGCAATTCGCGGTACAGGTCCTTCGCCGTCTCCTCCGCCGATGAGACCAGAGTGACCTGCTCCCCCATCACCACACCGAGCGCGCCAGTCAGCATCGGATAGTGCGTACATCCGAGCACCAGTGTGTCTACGCCGGCATCCTGTAACGGTTGCACGTACGCCTGCGCGAGCCCCATGATCTGACGGCCGTTGGTGATGCCGCGCTCGACGAAGTCGACGAAACGGGGGCACGCCGCGCCGGATAGATCCACCTGAGGCGCCGCGGCAAACGCATCGTCGTACGCGCGACTCGCGATTGTCGCAGACGTGCCGATCACGCCGATCCGGTTGTTGCGGGTCGCTGCGAGGGCGCGGCGCACCGCCGGTTGAATGACCTCCACGACCGGTACGTCGTACCGTTCCCTGGCGTCGCGCAGGCACGCGGCGCTCGCGGAGTTGCACGCGATGACGAGCGCCTTTACGCCTCGCTCTACGAGGATGTCCAGGCATTGCAGCGCGTACTGGCGAATCTCGGCGATGGAGCGTGAGCCGTACGGCACATGAGCGGTATCGCCCAGATAGATCAGGGACTCCGCCGGGAGTTGATCCATGATGGCTCGCGCCACCGTCAGCCCGCCGGCACCGGAGTCGAATACGCCGATTGGGGCTGCGGAGTCTGGGGCGTTGGGCACGCCAACCAGATTAAGACAGATTCAATGTCGCGGGAGCCTGAGTGCTCTTCTTGGACTGTGGCTTCTGTCGGCTTGAACGGGACAGCAGCCAGGCCATCGCGATTCCGCCGATCGCACCGCCGAGGTGGCCCTGCCAGGAGATGCCCGCCTCGCCCGGGATGACGCCCCACAAGATGCTTCCATAGAGCACCAGCACCACGACGCTGATCAGGATCTGCCCGAAATTACGGGTAAACACTCCGCGCGCCAACAGGTAGGTCAACAGACCAAACACCCAACCGCTGGCGCCGACGATCACCTGGGTTCCCGACCCGAAAGTCAGCGCCCAGGCGAACACTCCCGAGGCTACGATGATCCCGATACTGGCGAGCGCGAACTCTTTGAGTCCCGCAATCGCGGTGAGGAAGCCAAGCACAAAGAACGGGATCGCATTGGACCACAGGTGCGCGAACCCGTGGTGCAGGAACGGGGCACTGAAGATCCCCGGCAGGCCGTCGAGCTCTTGCGCGTGAATGCCCCACATGTCCAGGTTCGCCGGTACCGCGGCATCCACGAGCTCCAGCACGATCATCAGTAGCAACAGCGAGCCAACCGTGATGAGCGCGGGCAGTGGCCCGGACAGACGTTCGTTGAGGGAGCGTTTAGCGACGGGAGCTTGCGTGGGCTGGCTCATGCCCTCCATGATGCCCGAGGAAACGCAGACCTGCCGCCTCGCCGCGCGTAGACTCAGCGCGCTATGGCTTTCACCCTCGTTGTGCTC from Cumulibacter soli encodes:
- the rdgB gene encoding RdgB/HAM1 family non-canonical purine NTP pyrophosphatase, coding for MTRLLLASRNAKKLAELRRIVAATGVEVIGLDDVPAYEELPEDGATFEANALLKAREAVRQTGLPTIADDSGICVDALNGMPGIFSARWSGRHGDDQANNDLLLAQLKDVPDSRLAAHFACAAAYVDASGREIVVRGEMRGRLLRQPAGEGGFGYDPLFLPDGQRLTAAELSPAEKDAISHRGKAMRALAAQIAHYL
- the rph gene encoding ribonuclease PH, giving the protein MTISQPRSDGRSADQLREVRITRNWLDHAEGSVLVEFGRTRVLVAASVTQGVPKWRRGSGLGWVTAEYAMLPRATHTRSGRESVKGKIGGRTHEISRLIGRALRACIDLSALGENMIEIDCDVLQADGGTRTAAITGAYVALADAVQYLRERGALAKDVALTGSVSAVSVGIIDGEPRLDLHYEEDSRAETDMNVVATGDGQLVEVQGTAEGAPFSRTELDALIDLALAGCAELTVKQQAALTS
- a CDS encoding MFS transporter, giving the protein MAEESVRQKTSRAAWICYTAGIFAYIVAVFNRTSFGVAAVPAAERFSASASDIASFTVVQLLVYAGMQIPVGVMIDRYGPRRLVITGTVLMALGQAWLALATALTPALLARVLIGAGDALIFACVLRKVAELFAARLVPHMTQLTGMLGQVGQLMSAIPFAALLGVATWTQSFSVVAAFGVLAAVLTIAFFRGGDKPAGQVQQLRPGDIGRQIASAWRHPGTRLGFWTHFVTPFSVTTFSMLWGYPFMTEGLQFSQQLASFMLTINVAVTLIAAPVMGRLVSRHPLRRSVLVLTCAGLAAGAWTLVLAWPGASPPWTIALLMVLISIGGPGSMVGFDFARTYNPSSRLGTATGIVNVGGFVAALITMFVMGLILDVFEDGHGQYSLGAFKWAFAFQYVMWTVGVVMILRNRNRTRRLLAAEGTVVPPLRSALRRDWDRYRARRTGPDAGSPPPVASSGRNPNDDEPDWQI
- the murI gene encoding glutamate racemase, whose protein sequence is MPNAPDSAAPIGVFDSGAGGLTVARAIMDQLPAESLIYLGDTAHVPYGSRSIAEIRQYALQCLDILVERGVKALVIACNSASAACLRDARERYDVPVVEVIQPAVRRALAATRNNRIGVIGTSATIASRAYDDAFAAAPQVDLSGAACPRFVDFVERGITNGRQIMGLAQAYVQPLQDAGVDTLVLGCTHYPMLTGALGVVMGEQVTLVSSAEETAKDLYRELLARDLYAEREGVGTRQYLATGDLDQFLELGRRFLGPLIGSVESAYG
- a CDS encoding rhomboid family intramembrane serine protease — encoded protein: MSQPTQAPVAKRSLNERLSGPLPALITVGSLLLLMIVLELVDAAVPANLDMWGIHAQELDGLPGIFSAPFLHHGFAHLWSNAIPFFVLGFLTAIAGLKEFALASIGIIVASGVFAWALTFGSGTQVIVGASGWVFGLLTYLLARGVFTRNFGQILISVVVLVLYGSILWGVIPGEAGISWQGHLGGAIGGIAMAWLLSRSSRQKPQSKKSTQAPATLNLS